The proteins below come from a single Rhizobium tropici CIAT 899 genomic window:
- a CDS encoding MarR family winged helix-turn-helix transcriptional regulator → MGKKNKVGKKSKSGKKKDHRDYTLADLSPALTQAARSMRTVMTRSLTASGLYAGQDGVILALAASDGLPAGTLAQKLGVKAPTMTRTIGRMEAQGFVERRPDADDARLTKVYLTEAGRNSVSEIESSAASCDELATRGFSEKDIRSLVRLLKTIEHNLQAGDDGEDEDEI, encoded by the coding sequence ATGGGCAAAAAGAACAAGGTCGGGAAGAAAAGTAAGTCAGGTAAGAAGAAGGATCACCGGGACTATACGCTTGCCGATCTGTCGCCGGCCTTGACGCAGGCGGCGCGGTCCATGCGCACGGTGATGACGCGCAGCCTGACGGCGAGCGGCCTCTACGCCGGGCAGGACGGCGTCATTCTTGCGCTCGCGGCAAGCGATGGTCTTCCGGCCGGTACGCTGGCGCAGAAGCTCGGCGTCAAGGCGCCGACGATGACCCGCACGATCGGCCGCATGGAGGCGCAAGGCTTTGTCGAGCGGCGGCCGGATGCCGACGATGCCCGCCTGACCAAGGTCTATCTGACGGAAGCGGGGCGAAACAGCGTCAGCGAGATCGAAAGTTCGGCGGCAAGCTGCGATGAGCTTGCGACCCGCGGCTTCTCGGAAAAAGACATCCGCTCGCTTGTACGCCTGCTCAAGACCATCGAGCATAATCTCCAGGCCGGCGATGATGGCGAGGATGAAGACGAAATCTGA
- a CDS encoding creatininase family protein — MAHPLPCFDDNDETLTPEERRKWIAVLPLGAYEQHGPHLPFETDALIAEGVVSRLKVALSANLPVTFLAVEPVGYSIEHMDVAGTRTLAFDKAVRRWLGIAEKMNNLGIRKFIMLNAHGGNSPLMTIVATEARVRFDMLAVATSWTRFGVPDGLISPDDKAIDIHGGDIETSVMLALHPEKVDMSKAANFPSRQSEFIENFKHLRAYGPNAFGWKMSDLSSQGVAGNASIATAEKGERLISHAVKGLVELLEDVDRFDISTLS, encoded by the coding sequence ATGGCGCATCCTTTGCCATGTTTCGATGACAATGATGAAACATTGACGCCCGAAGAGCGAAGAAAATGGATCGCCGTACTGCCACTTGGCGCCTATGAGCAACACGGCCCACATTTGCCGTTCGAAACCGACGCGCTCATCGCGGAAGGAGTAGTCTCGCGTCTCAAGGTTGCCTTGTCGGCAAACCTGCCGGTCACCTTTCTCGCCGTCGAGCCGGTTGGCTATTCGATCGAGCATATGGATGTCGCCGGTACGCGGACGCTGGCTTTCGACAAAGCTGTTCGGCGGTGGCTCGGCATTGCCGAGAAGATGAACAATCTCGGCATTCGCAAATTCATCATGCTGAATGCCCATGGCGGCAATTCTCCGCTGATGACCATCGTAGCGACGGAAGCGCGCGTGCGCTTCGACATGCTGGCGGTCGCCACCAGCTGGACGCGTTTCGGCGTGCCGGATGGGCTGATCTCGCCTGATGACAAAGCCATCGACATTCACGGCGGCGATATCGAGACATCGGTCATGCTCGCCCTCCATCCGGAGAAGGTGGACATGTCGAAGGCGGCGAACTTCCCATCGCGCCAATCCGAGTTCATCGAGAACTTCAAACATCTGCGCGCCTATGGCCCCAATGCTTTCGGCTGGAAAATGTCCGATCTGAGCAGCCAAGGTGTGGCCGGCAACGCAAGCATCGCGACGGCCGAAAAGGGCGAAAGGCTGATCTCGCACGCTGTCAAAGGTCTCGTCGAACTGCTTGAAGATGTCGACCGCTTCGATATATCG